TCATTACCTTCATATCATATTGCCGCGCTTCTTTGATCATACGCAGCGCCGGCGTAATGCCTCCGCATTTGGTCAGTTTGATATTGATCCCGTGGAAATAGCCATGGCAGCGGGCCACGTCCTGTTCCACGATACAGCTTTCATCTGCAATGATGGGCAGTACCGACTGTTCAAAAACATTCTTCATACCCTCTCTGTCAGCTGCCGCCATCGGCTGCTCAATGAATTCCACGCCCAGTGGTTTCATGGCAGCGGCATTTTGCAGCGTTTCCTCTACGCCCCAGGCGCAGTTGGCATCTACGCGGAATACCGCCGTGGTGTGCTTTCTCAGCTCAGTGATAATCGCGATATCTTCTTTGGTGCCCAGTTTAATTTTATAGATCGGCCAGGGAAACTCCTTTAGTTTCTTCACCATATTTTCAATGGTATCAATGCCGATGGTATAGTCTGTCAGTGGATTATGGGAAATATTGAGCCCCCACACTTCATAGAGCTTTTTGTTTTGCCGTTTGGCGTAGAGGTCCCATGCCGCGAGGTCCAGCGCGCAGAGGGCGAACATATTATCCTGCAATAACGGGAACATGTCCTGCCAGAATGCTTCCGGCTTGTCCAGCGTATAGTTCTCGATAAAGGGGCGGTGAGCGTTGATGGATTCCATCAACCGGGGCACGGTCATATTGTAATAGGAATTGTCGGCCGTTTCTCCGAGGCCCGACAGGCCATCCTGTTGCAGTTCCACTACCAGTAAGGGTTGTACGTCTTTCGATTTGCGTGAAATGGTGAACGTATGGCGGAATTTCAGCTCAAAAGGATAAAGTGTGAGTTTCATTTTAAAACTTTCGTAGTTCGTAATCCGTAATTGGTTTATTAATTCTGTATCTCCAGTAATGTTGTGTCACCGCGGGAATATTGATCCTTTCCTTATCGGGGTGCTGGTCCGGCATATAGCCCGACGCTGCCAGCAGGTCCTGTATTTGAAAGATACGCCACATGGCATTAGCCTGCAAGTGTTGACCGATAATTTCCTTTATCAGGACAGGATTGGCCTGTAGCGGGGCCGGTGTTGGATGTTTTAATACCTGTTGATAATATTTTCGGGAGATGCCTGCGTTTTCTTCCCACCATCCTCTCAGCGTGCTCATATCGTGAGTGGCCGGGGTCAGCACTGACAGGTAGGGCGCCTCAAAAATAGCGGCGAAATCCTGTCCGCTCCTTTTGGGCATGCGCTCTACTTCCAGTCCCAGGATGCCCTGCGCCTGCATCACGCCCGGCACGCAATGTGGCACCATGCCCAGGTCTTCCCCACAGATCAGCATACGGGTGGCCCTTCTGATGAGAGGCAGCTTATGCATGGCTTCCTTGCGCCAGCAGCTCTCCTGCCGAACATAAAAATAATGATGGTACAATGCCAGCAACCGTTG
The Chitinophaga varians genome window above contains:
- a CDS encoding dipeptide epimerase; translation: MKLTLYPFELKFRHTFTISRKSKDVQPLLVVELQQDGLSGLGETADNSYYNMTVPRLMESINAHRPFIENYTLDKPEAFWQDMFPLLQDNMFALCALDLAAWDLYAKRQNKKLYEVWGLNISHNPLTDYTIGIDTIENMVKKLKEFPWPIYKIKLGTKEDIAIITELRKHTTAVFRVDANCAWGVEETLQNAAAMKPLGVEFIEQPMAAADREGMKNVFEQSVLPIIADESCIVEQDVARCHGYFHGINIKLTKCGGITPALRMIKEARQYDMKVMTGSMNESTVGTSAVAHLLPLLDYVDMDGPLLLAEDTADGIRIDNGRIIYADRPGVGAVLRQEIIR